Within the Oreochromis niloticus isolate F11D_XX linkage group LG14, O_niloticus_UMD_NMBU, whole genome shotgun sequence genome, the region tttatttaaatcctatgtctacatttaaaaaacagtaaatttcaaattcttttaatctaGTTGCAGGGTGGGTAAATTGCATTGTTCTAAATACTAAGGAAAAGATTTGAGATATTCCACAAAGGGTGTCCACTTGTGGATAAattttgcagaactaccttTCACTGTGAGTGAGATCTTCTCCACCCTCAAAAATGTCTGGACAGTATTAAGCCATTGCGATGCAGAAGAGATCTTTGGAGATTGCCAAAGAAGTAAAATACAGCGTCTAGCAAGAAGGGAACAAAAAGCCAAGATCTCAGTTTGCTTGGGGAGTTATATTAAGAGGGGTCATTGGAACTCCAAATATGGCAATTAAAGGGTCTTCTCAGATCTGAATTCCAAAAACCCCTGAAAGTACGGAGAAGGAGGTAGGTTAAACTGTTTTTACAAAGttgaattaaataaaacttttcaaCTGAGGTCCTAAATTTTTCCTACCCTTCCTTCGCGTTCAGttgccttttattttgaaagcggAAGTGGAATCCCTTTTAGTCAGTGTCCGACACTTTTGATGTAGCTTTGACCGCAAATTTAcaacatcaaaaaaaaaaagatatttaatgataattgtTGAACTTGGCTGATCTTATAAGCTCGCGTTTATCAGAGAATCGTTAATTAAATGTTAATTAATGTTAAAGTAAACGtcttcttttcagtttttaacGACGTGTCACTGACTGTCTGCTGACGTGGCGCTGATAGACCTACCTCTCGGTGATCTGACGCATTTCCGGGATGCTGTTTTCTTCTTCCGGCACATGTAAACATGGCGCCCCCCGTCCCGTTGCTGGCAGGTGGgtacatttttgtttattttgatttataaaaaaaatgtctgtcttTTCAAAAACTCACGGACAGCGACACAAAGTCGACACATCTGCCACGACCAGCGTAAACCTCCGTGCTGTTAGGTAGAGCCAGCAGCCCGCCAAACCCTGTAAGGAATCGgataaaatattaatttgtgCGAATATAACAAAGTCACGTGCGCTCGGACTGAAAATGTTGCAAGTTTTTAAATCGGTGGAGTCTTTGGGTTGATTCGGCTCTAATATAACGCCCGTGTGTGTTTCCGTTAATAAAACTGAGCTGGTTGAATTTTCCCAcgctgttttctgtttgacgtcaGTGAGGTTTCGGGTATTAAGAGCTTTAAAACACCAGAGCAGCAGCTGCGTTAGGGTCTGTGTTAGAGCCGATGTGTGGACACCCCTGTTGTAAAGCATCTGTTTTCAACAGCATCTCACCGCTGAAGGAGCGAGCCGCTTTAATCTGATCTGTTTACAATAACAGGGTGCAAGaataattgtgtggatgccctaaaagggcttccacactattgagttgctgtttctctttattctttctctttattattgtgtggatgccctaaaagggcttccacactattgctttcctgtttctctttcttctttattattattcttctagttgcgtCCGTACTACtcccacagtttttgtgctattttcaccgttcaaatcttaaaaaattctgctctttctgctctttccggctatgacttttggtgctcataacttctatactttttgagatattgaattttttttgcaatattttttgcccatttctgccatattataggtggcctcactgattttccttgccgggttgacctgtgttttagctcagtgagatgagcatccgttctcagactgggaggccggggttcaaatcccgcttatggcaacatttctttcagtttacagttaaacttttttaactctttttaacacaaatttcagctttttcaccccttttcagcggaatttttagttttttcaccccttttaaGCATGAAtaccagctttttcagctgttttcagcaaaaacctcttttcagcagaattctgctcattcacctcttttcagcagaattctgctcattcacctcttttcagcagaagttctgctgattgaactctttttagcagaattttcagaattttcacttcttttcagcccaaattctgcttattcacctcttctgcaaaattttcagccttttcacctcttattagcacaaatctcagctgttttcagaaaaaacttttgaggagaaattctgctgattcatctcttttctgcaaaattttcagccttttcagctcttatcagcacaattctcagcagcttctgctcatttcagcagaattgtccgtctctccacctattctttgtgagaatgactttggctcagtgagatgagtagctgccttgagccCAGAacggccaggttcgaatcctgctcagggcgactttttttttttttccaccaccatacaactttttgcaacttttcatctttttcagcttttcagcagacagcttcagcgttaaggcatccacacagcattttcgcaggaaatgtaAATTTTTCTAGTTCAGAATTTAATTTCAGTCTCACAGATTCTCCAAATCTCTGTCAACACGAAGAGATGTTGACTCATAACAGTCTGACTGCAATACAGCGAACATAAAGAAATAACTGAAAATGTTTAAGTTAAAATTAcagttaactaaaataaaagctCCGATGAAAATCAGTTTTACATTTGAGATCCTAACAATAAACAATGTAGGAatgaacaattaaaaaaagttcaaaagtATTAGAGAGCATCGATGACGGTGAGACCTTCCCTCACAGCGCTGAGCTAACGTCAGTGCACAGGAGTCACAGACGCGTCAGTGAGCCGTCCACATACttttggtgtgtttgtgtttcagtgcgAGGATCCGATGGCACGTCTCTGCTCCGAGGCCCCCCCCACTGTGAGCCACATGCAGCTTTTCAGAGGTAACCCCACCCCCTACGCACCCTGTCAccaacacacatggacacagtTTGTTTGattacagagtgtgtgtgtgtgtgtgtgtgtgtggcagggaCTGCCGGCCCAGCAGATGTGTGACCTTCAGCAGAGACGGGACACTCTTTGGTTGGTGTAACGGACAAAAGTAGGACCGCCTCTCCATCCCTGCGAGTAACAACTGTCTTGCACCCTGTCTGACCTCTAACCCTCTGTTTGCCTGTACTTCAGTGTCTCAGTCGTAAACCCCTCAGATGGCGCTGTGGtgtcgacctttgacctcccgAAGACGGCCCTGCTGGAGTTTTCCCCACTGAACAACATCCTGGTTACCTGGCAACTGTACACAAGTAAGAGACGAGGAGGGAGTTTCACGTCCATAGAgagattaataattaataaaaataagttCACATGAGGTCATGAGTCCTTCTATACCCGGACAGGTAGACTGATGTCAtgtgacaaaaacattcctcAGGTGTTTGCAGACTCTGCTCGGTGGCAGAGACAGTGACACTGGACCGGTTGCGCAGATACTCCTTTTTGTTCCTCTGTGCAGGCAGGTGTGCAGGCAGGTGTGCAGGCAGGTGTGCAGGCAGGTGTGCCTGTGTCTGCATGGAGCCTCTCTCCTGCAGCATGGCATGTTTAATTTTAtccaaacaaagaaaatgagtTCTGTAGGCGTTTACAGGTGAGGGCTGTCTGCACACCTGGTGGTGctgtttttacctttttataTGTAAAAATAATTCACAGGTAAAGACGTCAGTATGTGTTCTGGCTGAACGGTCACACAGCTCGTGTTCTGAGGTTAGATGACTGTTTTTGTGAATGGAGTCTGGTGGAAAGGGACATTTCCTGTGTGGGTTAAACCCACGCCGACTCTTTCAGGTGTCAGCAGCACATGGCTTTAGTTTGTGTGGGGGTGTGGCCTGCTGCAGGTAACAGTTTTTAAGAAAGAAAGTTGCTGTGCTTGAATCTAAATTGTCAGTTTTTTTGCTGATCGGCGTGTTTGAGTGTCGGGTGTGTCGgtgctgtttaaataaagttgacTCTGTGACACTGCAGAGACTCAGGACAGTCCTCAGGGGGAAGCCAACCTCCAGCTGTGGGAGCTGCGCAGCGGACGACTCATCAAAGCCCTCTATCAGAAGAAGGTCGAGTCGTGGTCAGTCCCGACGCACTCTGACTGATTGATTGACCGACTGATTGGTTGTTGCCTGTCAGTGTTGATGTCTGTGGTGGTCTGCAGGTGTCCCAGCTGGTCTGAAGACGAGAAGATCTGCGTGAGGATCGTCAACAACGAGCTGCACTTCTATGAGAACAACGACTTCGGTAAGGACGCGTGCAGCGTTTAGCCGGCGGCTCGCTCTGTCGCTATGCAACCAGCAGCTGATGTCTGCGCCATCTTTTTCCCCAGACTCCATCGCCAACAAGCTCCACATGCAGAAGGTGTCCGACTTTGCGCTGTCGCCTGGAGCTCAGCCTAGCAAGGTGAGCGGAGTGTCCAGAAGCATAGTTCATTCTACATGAATACGGTCCCACCCACCCGTCTGTCCCCATCAGGTTGCCGTCTACGTTCCAGGCAGCAAAGGAGCGCCTTCGTTCGTCCGCCTGTATCAGTACCCGGCGTTTGGAGGCCCGACAGCTGCGCTCGCCAACAAGAGCTTCTTCAAGGCCGACCGAGTGACGATGCATTGGAACAAGAAAGGTAGGCGTCCCGAGTCCAGACAGCTAGAACCATGACCCCTGTGAGCGCTGACGTTAACCCGCCTGTCTGTCCCGCAGCCTCAGCCGTGCTGGTGACGGCGAGTACTGAAGTGGATAAAACCGGCGCGTCGTACTATGGAGAGCAGACGCTGCATTACCTCGGCGTTAACGGAGAGACGGCGCTGGTCCAGCTATGTAAATCCTCCTTTTACTTCCCAGTTTAGCTTCTCGCTGCGGCGCCAGCGTTGGTCACCTGAGGGGTAAAATATGGCGATAGCGACAGGAAAGGTTTGTGTAACAACTTTTTCTTTATCGCTTTGAAACAGCGAAGAACGGCCCAATCTACGACGTGGCGTGGAGTCCAAGCTCCACCGAGTTCTGCGTGGTGTATGGCTTCATGCCGGCCAAAGCCACCGTCTTCAACCTCAAATGTGACCCCGTCTACGACTTTGGGACCGGACCGCGAAACGCAGCCTACTACAGGTGAGAATCCGCCTGTGCTTGACGGCGTGTTAGCGCCTCTTTGGTCAGATCTGTTAATGACGCCACCGTGACGGTGGAGTCATATCACTGCAGCAGAAGACGTGGTTGGCTGCTCGGTGCGCAGCCGGGTAACGCCTACCAAAACCTCCTGACCCAGTGTAGCCAGTAGGATGGGATGCTTCCTGTGAGAGGCTGCGCCTGATTGGTAGCTTTTTACTGTGAGGAGAAATCAGGCTGGATGTCAAACCTTAAACTGCTGGATGTTGGTCTGTCTCCCTGTCTGTAGCCCTCAGGGCCACATCCTGATCCTGGCCGGCTTCGGCAACCTGCGAGGTCAGATGGAGGTCTGGGATGCGAAAAACTACAAACAGGTGAGGGAAAAACACCTGcggagggagggtgggggtgggtcGAAAAGCAGCAGGTAAATGGACCTTCAGCGGATCAGTGTTTCACTTCCTGTGAGCGTCACAGCGCCATGTGGTTAGTGCTGAAGCACACGCCCATTGTGAGTTTCATTCTTTAGCTCTTTTTAGGAATAAATCACCAACACGCTGTCAGCTCACACATGAGAGTCATAGGGGGTGCTGACTGGAGCCCTGAGGGACACCAGGCCAGGTCACAAAGTTCTGACCCGGCCACGATGGTGGAGCCTCAAACCAAGCACACAAAACATGTAAAACCATCATCCACAACCATCTGTGGTTGTGGATGATGTTCAGTCTGATTTGACTGTTGCTGAAGCTgaagctttttttatttaagtgtGTCATTACACAGTTTTATTGTTTCGTACGTATTTTCcgtcatgtttgtgtgtttctgttatcACATGTCAAAGCGATGCTCTCATTTACAGCTCGTATCATCACTGATTCAATTCAGCTCAGTTTTGACTCAGACTGTCAGAAATaatataattctgatcatttagaTGTGTGCTGTCCAAAGAACCCTCTAAACCTTGGAAATTtaaaagtaactgaggataaaacagaaaaacatgaagcagagTTTCCTgtcctggctttttatagcagataaccttaaaaatgttctgcagtcgatcaaaaactgaagcaaaccatgaatcaacatgtgaacgtgacctgatgctgctgagtgaagcagagcaacgttacagaggtttgattacagacacagctgagcaATCATTTGTAAAAGTTTCCATTTGTTCAGTTTGAACAGCAGAATTGAGGCTTTGCTGTCAGAGGCCGACAGCACTGAGCACAGCAGCagagaataatgcagaaaacagaggtTTGATGGTAAACTGGTCTCTGAgtgcactgagagagagagctgtgcaggaagtaaagCAGCCAAAGTCAGAGGGAGTTAATGAGCATGTTTATCAaacgtgaagcgtagtttgatcttcttttgctgctggttcagtcagttTTGGTCAGAGTGacgaaacctgcagcttcagaatctgtgagcggtcgactttcagccccgacggcgtgtctgTGGACGATCCACGCTCTGTGGTTACTGTTTTTACCTGCTCTTTAATCGTTTGAGCTGTTTGccgaaatagttttgtgagcttgaACCTgagattctgatgtttctgataaaatatttatatgtaaaactcattcaggatttaatgaattgaGCTCAAATCGATTTTTTAAACCCAGCCCTCATTGAGCCGTCCTGTTACAGGcagttttataggaagaatcGGTGATTTATTCAAACAAGTTGGCGTCTTGTCCATCGGTTTGTCTTTAAACGCCATCGTCATCGTGTTTGGCTTCACCAGTCTCACCTGTCTCGTCCAAGGTGTCCAAACCTCAGGCGCCAGACGCCACTCATTTTTCCTGGTGTCCCGATGGTGAGCATATCGTCACGGCGACCTGCTCTCCTCGGCTGCGGGTCAGTAACGGTTATAAGATCTGGCACTACACCGGCTCCGTGCTTCAAAAATGGGACGTGGCGGCCGGCTCGGAGCTGTGGGAGGTGCGCTGGCAGTTGCTCCCCGATGGCAGCTTCCCCGAGCGACCGATCAAGTACCAGGCAGCGCCCAGCCAGCTGGGGTCCACGCAGGCCCCGCCCACACAGGCATACCGGCCACCTGCACTGAGACACCTGCCCGCCACGCCCAGCTCCAAACTGGTAAGATGACGATGGCTTTCTGGTTTATTTAGGCAGAAGTCGTCGTTATGGTAACCTTACCTCACCTGTCTTTCCCTGTCTGTCAGCACGAGGACGAGCCTCCTCAGGACCTTCGTCCCGGAGCTTCGGGAGAGAAGAGTCTCTCTAAATCTGCTCTGAAGAATCAGAGGAAACGAGAAGCAAAGAAAGCAGCGAAGCAGGTGAGACTCGAAAGTGTGACATACATGCGAGCACAGGTGCTGAAATCCAGGCGAGCTGAACGCCGTCACTCCATTGCTCACTCGACGTCTGCCTCACGTCTGCTGCTGGAGAAGCAGTCGATCACCTGCCCCTGCTCTCTTTAAGTTCCTGCATCAGCTGTTTATACGAACACTACACATGCTGTGccattttcaaattaaaagcactttaaagTTTGGCTTTTACTGTGAAACACTTGTTTACATAAAATATCTGATATTCAGCGTCTGATAACACCCGATTAAATTCATGTGTCACTGAACCATTGCAGAGGATGAGGATAGGCAGAGAGGATGATGACGAAGAAGCTGACAGGCTTCTTCATCATCAGCTGATGTGTGATCATGTGATCTGCTGATATTAATCTGCgagctaaaaacaggaaaagccTGACTGATCATTTCAGCCTCGTTTGCCAGCTGGGCTTCAGTTTAAAGTTTCAGGTGTGGAGGATCTTTGTCTGCTCTCACCTGGATCTGACTCACACCGCCTGCCAGCATTCCCGTTATTCCGggttctgccatgttttaaGGTGCTCGAGGCAGTCAGTAGATGAGCAGGGAGTTGATTCCAGCGTCACACGTGGTGATCGGCGTCTGGGCCAACCTGAGCGCGCCTCACCTTTTTATGTGAACACTGTCACTGTTCATGTGGTCACTCAGAACTCTGCTGATCTGATTATTTCAACAGGAGACGAAACCAGAACCAGAACCTCCCACTGACCCCGCCCCTGTCACTAACAGCCAACCAGAGGCAAGCAGCGGTGACCCAGAGGTGGAAAAGAAGATCAAGAACTTAAAGAAGGTGAAGGGTGGTTTATTTCTGTGAACGTCAGTCAGGTGGATCTCAGCCTGGGGGTGGGGTCAGCGGTGTGTGGTGCTCTGATTGGCCAGTCTCTCAGTGATGTTTGTATGTTTCAGAAACTGAAGGCCATCGAGGAGCTGAAGGAGCAGCAGGCATCGGGGAAGGTCCTGCAGAAGAACCAggtgatgttttttgtttctgcctGTTTGACGCAGACGACCTGACACTTATGTCCCCCAAACTAATGTGGGCTCATGAGGGGCAAACGCCGGGCACCGCAGTCATCAGCGTGCCCTGGGTGGTGCATGGAGGAACTGTGATCACGCTGTAGATGATGACTGGTCACTGATTGCTGACATCTTGGTGCTGTGAGCAGAGCGACGCTAACTCTGAGCGTAACCTTTACTCTGCAGGTGGAGAAGATCCAGAAGGAGGAGcagctgctgaaggagctgcaggAGCTGCAGATCGGACAGTAAGAGGTCCCTGGGAGCTACAGGCCATGCCTCCCATCCTGCAGAACTCAAAGGGACAGTGGCGTCTGTGATTGAGTTTTTAGTTGAGGGGCGGGGCTTATCTGACAGGTGTGGCATGCCTCCAGAGGGTTAAACTGAGTGGATGTTTGTTCCTTATGTTCATGCCCTGCCTGTGGCTGCGAGCGGCGAGTGCTCCTCTCTCTCAGCTGGAGGTTGTCCAGTAATAAACTTTGTAACAGATCACGAGACCAGTTCTTCTTCTTGTCACAGTGaaacctttgtttttatttgtcaccAGAGTcggctgcttttgttttttggccTTGGCCGTGGGAGTGCTGATAGACAACAAAGTAAGTCGGACTCGAACCCAGGCCTGCTGTTCTGCGACTACGGTCACCTGCTCTCCCACTGAGCTAACCCGGTGCCCCACAGTCGGCTCCTTTTAATTGGATTCATTTACACAAACTCGGCTACACCTGCCGAGCTTTGTCACTGCCCTACTTCCAATAGACTTTTTTCTCTCTGCCTCACAGTTgttccattttttttattggtaataaaaagaaaataaagcagtTATTTCTAATAAATTCAACAAAAAATTTGGTCACTTGTGTAACCCCCGTTCTCTGCAAATGAGTCCATTATCTATGGGAAGTGCCCTCTGGTGTGACCAATCATGGAAGCTCCACCACCTCCGCTTCCTGTGATTGGTCTGTGTGAGGCCGTCCAGTCACTTCAAAGGACACGGAGATCCCCAGCCCTCTGCCCATGCAGGTAGGGCAGTTTGGTGAGATATCTCACTCAGTTTTCAGAGAACCGGTGTTATACAAGTAACCAACCTTCTCTTTCAAACAGCACTCAGTATCTTGCTGTGGGAAACAGCGCCACTCCCGGATTACGTGCACCAAAGCCTGTAACTCCTCGACCCAGGCAGGTTAATGCTTCCCAAGGTCTGCGTGTCTTTAGGAGCCCACACTAAGGACTGAGTGTGCGAGTGAGGGTGCAGTCACATGGAGCATCATCATTGTAACTCCACAACACAGGCATGGCTTCTTCAAGACGGGCGCTTTGCTGCATTTATTGAACGCCGTGAAAACTACAAACATAAATGCTTTAGGCCCTTCAGTCAGTTCAAAGTAAGACACGTGCTTCACACAGTCATTACCTCGTGGCCACGTCGCAGGTCCTAGATGAATAACCTTAAAGTCCTGTGTGTTCTAAATtaagatataaaataattaaacaccATTCATTACAAATTTGCACAATATTACAAGTATAACAAATACCTTGTACAAGGTAGATAAACCAGGCTTCTGCAGATTGCTCACTGAAAGCCTTTGCGTGATTATCAAACGCAGGCCTCACAGCCTGATCACGCCCAAACCTCGCCATAATAGCGTGCAACAAAATCTTGTTCTTTGTGCCAAGATAAACGCGTCTCATacacaagaaaaaacacacCTTCACAACATG harbors:
- the eif2a gene encoding eukaryotic translation initiation factor 2A, whose translation is MAPPVPLLAVRGSDGTSLLRGPPHCEPHAAFQRDCRPSRCVTFSRDGTLFGWCNGQNVSVVNPSDGAVVSTFDLPKTALLEFSPLNNILVTWQLYTKTQDSPQGEANLQLWELRSGRLIKALYQKKVESWCPSWSEDEKICVRIVNNELHFYENNDFDSIANKLHMQKVSDFALSPGAQPSKVAVYVPGSKGAPSFVRLYQYPAFGGPTAALANKSFFKADRVTMHWNKKASAVLVTASTEVDKTGASYYGEQTLHYLGVNGETALVQLSKNGPIYDVAWSPSSTEFCVVYGFMPAKATVFNLKCDPVYDFGTGPRNAAYYSPQGHILILAGFGNLRGQMEVWDAKNYKQVSKPQAPDATHFSWCPDGEHIVTATCSPRLRVSNGYKIWHYTGSVLQKWDVAAGSELWEVRWQLLPDGSFPERPIKYQAAPSQLGSTQAPPTQAYRPPALRHLPATPSSKLHEDEPPQDLRPGASGEKSLSKSALKNQRKREAKKAAKQETKPEPEPPTDPAPVTNSQPEASSGDPEVEKKIKNLKKKLKAIEELKEQQASGKVLQKNQVEKIQKEEQLLKELQELQIGQ